A single region of the Hoeflea prorocentri genome encodes:
- the gltA gene encoding citrate synthase, whose protein sequence is MTESKAKLSVDGNDIELQVRGGSVGPHVVDIASLYKETGAFTYDPGFTSTASCESKITYIDGDEGILLHRGYPIDQLAEHGDFLEVCYLLLYGELPNKAQKADFDYRVTRHTMIHEQMSRFFTGFRRDAHPMAIMCGVVGALSAFYHDSTDITDPHQRMVASLRMIAKMPTIAAMAYKYHIGQPFIYPKNDLDYASNFLHMCFAVPCEEYKVNPVLARAMDRIFILHADHEQNASTSTVRLAGSSGANPFACIAAGIACLWGPAHGGANEAALNMLAEIGSVDHIPEYIARAKDRDDPFRLMGFGHRVYKNYDPRAKIMQKTTHEVLAELGIKDDPLLDVAIELERIALTDDYFIEKKLYPNIDFYSGITLKALGFPTTMFTVLFALARTVGWIAQWKEMIEDPHQKIGRPRQLYTGETSRDYVPISSRS, encoded by the coding sequence ATGACAGAATCGAAGGCAAAGCTCTCTGTCGATGGCAATGACATCGAACTGCAGGTACGCGGCGGATCGGTTGGTCCACACGTTGTCGATATCGCCAGCCTTTACAAGGAAACCGGCGCTTTCACCTATGACCCGGGCTTTACCTCGACTGCCTCATGCGAATCCAAGATCACTTATATCGATGGTGACGAAGGCATCCTTCTTCATCGCGGCTACCCTATCGACCAGCTGGCCGAGCACGGCGACTTCCTTGAGGTCTGTTACCTGCTTTTGTACGGCGAGCTTCCCAACAAGGCGCAAAAGGCGGACTTCGACTACAGGGTTACGCGCCACACAATGATCCATGAACAGATGTCGCGGTTTTTCACCGGCTTCCGCCGTGACGCGCATCCCATGGCCATCATGTGCGGTGTTGTTGGCGCCTTGTCCGCATTTTATCACGATTCGACCGATATCACGGACCCGCATCAGCGCATGGTCGCCAGCCTGCGCATGATCGCTAAGATGCCGACCATCGCGGCAATGGCCTATAAATACCACATCGGACAGCCCTTTATTTATCCCAAGAACGATCTCGATTACGCGTCCAACTTCCTGCACATGTGCTTTGCGGTGCCCTGTGAGGAGTACAAGGTCAATCCTGTCCTTGCCCGCGCGATGGATCGCATCTTCATCCTGCACGCCGATCACGAGCAGAACGCCTCGACGTCGACCGTTCGCCTCGCCGGCTCGTCCGGCGCCAACCCGTTCGCCTGCATAGCCGCGGGCATCGCCTGCCTGTGGGGACCGGCCCATGGCGGCGCCAATGAGGCTGCGCTCAACATGCTCGCCGAAATCGGATCAGTGGACCACATTCCGGAATATATCGCTCGCGCCAAGGACCGCGACGATCCGTTCCGCCTGATGGGCTTTGGACACCGCGTCTATAAAAACTACGATCCGCGCGCCAAGATCATGCAGAAGACCACGCATGAAGTGCTGGCCGAACTCGGCATCAAGGACGATCCGCTTCTCGATGTCGCCATCGAGCTGGAGCGCATTGCGCTCACCGACGACTACTTCATCGAAAAGAAGCTTTATCCGAATATCGATTTCTACTCGGGAATCACCCTTAAGGCGCTGGGCTTCCCAACCACCATGTTCACCGTGCTTTTTGCCCTCGCCCGCACGGTTGGCTGGATCGCCCAGTGGAAGGAAATGATCGAGGATCCGCACCAGAAAATCGGCCGCCCCCGCCAGCTCTATACCGGAGAAACCAGCAGGGATTATGTGCCGATCTCGAGCCGGTCGTAA